The genomic window GCGGGCTTCTTCTGACCCTCACCTACTACGGCTCGGAAAAGGTGACCCCGCAATACCACATCATGGGAACCGCCAAGGCGGCTTTGGAAGCCTCGGTCCGCTACCTGGCCTTCGAGCTCGGCCCCCGGGGGATCCGGGTCAACGCGCTGAGCCCGGGGCCGGTCAATACCCTCGCCGCCCGCGGCATCCCCGGCTTCGTCCAGATGCTCAAGCATCACCAGGAGAAGGCCCCCTTGCGGAAGCTCGTCGAGCCGGCGGAAGTGGGTGCGGCGGCCGCCTTTCTCGCCAGCGAGGGCGGCTCCGCCATCACGGGGCAGACGATCTATCTCGACGGCGGCTATTCGATCCTGGGTGCATAGCCAGCAGGTAGGCCGCGGAAGATGACCCCCCATCGCATCATTCTTTGGGATATCGACGGCACCCTCCTCCACAGCGGCGGCGCTGGGGAAGCCGCGATCATCCGCACAGTCCGGGCCCTCTACGGAAAGGAGCTCGCCCTGCCGGAGATCGACTACAGGGGACGGACCGACTTGCTGATCGTCCGGCAGATCTTTACGCGGTTCGGGATCTCCTGGTCCGAAGAGAGCGTCGCCCGGTTCCGCAACACCTATCTCGACTATCTGAGAGAGGAGATCTCGCACGCCTCCGGCCATCTCTTTCCCGGGGTGGAGCGGATGCTCTCGTCGATCGCGGAGATTGCCGGATGGCAGCAGGGGCTGCTGACGGGAAACTTCGAGCGCGGAGCCAGGATCAAGCTCGATCACTTCGGGCTGGGGCGCTTCTTTGGCTTCGGCGCCTTCGGCGACCGGTGGGAGTGCCGGAATGAAGTAGCGCGCGCAGCCTTCGACCTTGTCCGGGAGCGTTGGGGGGAGAGCCTCTCGGCCCAACAGATCTTCCTGATCGGCGACACTCCGCACGACGTGCTGTGCGCCCAGGCGATCGGCGCCTGTTCCATCGCTGTGGCCACCGGGGGCTATTCCCTCTCCGAGCTCGCCGGCTACCGCCCTACCCTGCTCTTGCCAGACCTGGAGCAGTTCGGACCAGTTCTCTCCCTCGTGAAAGGCCACGGCTGAACGGATCCCGCATCGGGGCGCAACGGACGCAGCGGAGGAGCCGCAGAAGAGAAAGTGGTGAGAGGAACAGATGGAGCCGCTCTTTGACGTCGCCGTAATCGGCGGGGGGAGTGCTGGGTTTGCCGCGGCGAGGACGGCGGCGGCCTTCGGAGCGCGCACGGCGCTCATCGATGGTTCGGAGCGGCTGGGCGGGCTTTGCATCCTGGCGGGCTGCATGCCGACCAAGGCTCTGCTGGAAGCCAGCCGACGCTGGCACGCCATCGGGGAGGCCGGGCTATTCGGCCTGGAGGCGCAGCCCATCCGAGCCGACTTTCCTGCGATCCTGGCCCGGACCCAGCGGCTCGTCTCGGAGTTTGCGGCCGACCGGCAGAAGGAGCTCACCGAAGGAAAGTTCCAGCTCATCCGCGCTCACGCCTCCTTCCTCAACCCCCATCAGGTCGAGCTCACCTACCACGATGGGCAAAAGAGCATTCTGCGCGCCAAGGCCTTCGTGGTTGCGACGGGATCGCGGATCAGCCATCCTCCCCTGCCCGAGCTCCGGGAGATCGGCTTCTGGGACAGCAACACCGTCCTCGAACAAAAAGAGCTCCCGGAAAGCCTGATCGTCCTGGGCGGAGGGCCGGTTGCGGTTGAGTATGCGCAGTTTTTTGCGAGGCTCGGCGTCGGCGTCCGTCTCGTGCAACGGGGAGCCCACCTGCTGAAACGGTTTGACTCCGATCTCGCCCTCGTCCTGGAGGAGTCGTTTCGGGAAGAGGGGATCGAGCTCTGGACCAGCTCCTCGCTCATTTCCGCAGACTGGTGCGGAGAGCAGAAGCGGCTCCGCCTCGTCCAGCGGGGAGCCATCCAGGACCTGGTGGCCCGCGAGATCTTCCTGGCCACAGGACGCACGCCGGCCCTGGAAAGGCTGCACCTTCCCGCCGCGGGGATCGAGTCCCACCCGAGGGCTCCCGCGGTCGATTCCGAGATGCGGACGCGCGCACCCCACATCTTTGCGGCAGGAGACGTCGTCGGCATCGAGGAGGTCGTCCACATCGCCGTCCTCCAAGGAGAGGCGGCCGGGGAGAATGCCGCCCGAGAGGCGACGGGGGCCGGCGGACCCTTCCGCAGCCTCGACTATCGGCTCACGATGGAAATCGTCTTCACCGAGCCCCAGGTGGCCCGGCTCGGCCTGACCGAGGCGGGGGCGCACCTGGCCGGACGGCCGGTGCTCGTCGCCCGCTATCCCTTCGCCGACCACGGCAAATCCCTTCTCATGGGAGCCACCAAGGGCTTCGTCAAGCTGCTCGCCGACCCGGCGAGCGGGGAGCTCCTGGGTGCCGGCATCGCGGGTCCGGAAGCCTCCGAGCTCATCCACGAGCTCCTCGCCCTCCTCTCGGTCCGCGCCACGGCGGGCGATCTGGCCCGGCTGCCCCAC from Methylacidimicrobium sp. B4 includes these protein-coding regions:
- a CDS encoding NAD(P)/FAD-dependent oxidoreductase, which gives rise to MEPLFDVAVIGGGSAGFAAARTAAAFGARTALIDGSERLGGLCILAGCMPTKALLEASRRWHAIGEAGLFGLEAQPIRADFPAILARTQRLVSEFAADRQKELTEGKFQLIRAHASFLNPHQVELTYHDGQKSILRAKAFVVATGSRISHPPLPELREIGFWDSNTVLEQKELPESLIVLGGGPVAVEYAQFFARLGVGVRLVQRGAHLLKRFDSDLALVLEESFREEGIELWTSSSLISADWCGEQKRLRLVQRGAIQDLVAREIFLATGRTPALERLHLPAAGIESHPRAPAVDSEMRTRAPHIFAAGDVVGIEEVVHIAVLQGEAAGENAAREATGAGGPFRSLDYRLTMEIVFTEPQVARLGLTEAGAHLAGRPVLVARYPFADHGKSLLMGATKGFVKLLADPASGELLGAGIAGPEASELIHELLALLSVRATAGDLARLPHYHPTLSEILTYPAEEIDRQVACSQRPGSSPLPPKPPDP
- a CDS encoding HAD family hydrolase, with the translated sequence MTPHRIILWDIDGTLLHSGGAGEAAIIRTVRALYGKELALPEIDYRGRTDLLIVRQIFTRFGISWSEESVARFRNTYLDYLREEISHASGHLFPGVERMLSSIAEIAGWQQGLLTGNFERGARIKLDHFGLGRFFGFGAFGDRWECRNEVARAAFDLVRERWGESLSAQQIFLIGDTPHDVLCAQAIGACSIAVATGGYSLSELAGYRPTLLLPDLEQFGPVLSLVKGHG